The following proteins are encoded in a genomic region of Molothrus aeneus isolate 106 chromosome 14, BPBGC_Maene_1.0, whole genome shotgun sequence:
- the DLG3 gene encoding disks large homolog 3 isoform X11, whose translation MMNSSMSSGSGSLRTSEKRSLYVRALFDYDRTRDSCLPSQGLSFSYGDILHVINASDDEWWQARLVTAHGESEQIGVIPSKKRVEKKERARLKTVKFHARTGMIESNRSIKTKRKKSFRLSRKFPFYKSKENLAQESSGQEQGVTSNTSDSESSSKGQEDTILSYEPVTRQEIHYARPVIILGPTKDRINDDLISEFPHKFGSCVPHTTRPRRENEVDGQDYHFVVSREQMEKDIQDNKFIEAGQFNDNLYGTSIQSVRAVAERGKHCILDVSGNAIKRLRQAQLYPIAIFIKPKSIEALMEMNRRQTYEQANKVFDKAMKLEQEFGEYFTAIVQGDSLEEIYSKIKQIIEDQSGHYIWVPSPEKL comes from the exons ATGATGAACAGCAGCATGAGCTCGGGCTCGGGCTCGCTCCGCACCAGCGAGAAGAGATCGCTCTACGTCCG AGCCCTGTTTGACTATGACCGGACCAGGGACAGCTGCTTGCCCAGCCAGGGGCTCAGCTTCTCCTACGGGGACATCCTGCACGTCATCAACGCCTCGGATGACGAGTGGTGGCAGGCCAGGCTGGTCACAGCCCACGGCGAGAGCGAGCAGATCGGGGTCATCCCCAGCAAGAAGAG GgtggaaaagaaggagagagCACGGTTGAAAACAGTGAAGTTCCACGCCAGGACTGGCATGATTGAGTCCAACAGG TCGATCAAAACGAAACGTAAAAAGAGTTTCCGCCTCTCTCGAAAGTTCCCATTTTACAAGAGCAAAGAGAACCTGGCCCAGGAGAGCAGCGGACAGGAAC AGGGCGTGACATCAAACACCAGTGACAGCGAGAGCAGTTCCA AAGGACAAGAGGACACCATCCTGTCGTACGAGCCAGTGACACGGCAAGAAA TTCACTATGCCAGGCCAGTGATCATCCTGGGCCCAACCAAGGACAGAATTAACGACGACCTCATCTCTGAATTCCCTCACAAGTTTGGTTCCTGCGTGCCCC ACACCACCAGGCCTCGGCGTGAGAACGAAGTGGACGGCCAGGATTACCACTTTGTGGTGTCCCGGGAGCAGATGGAGAAAGACATCCAGGACAACAAGTTCATAGAGGCTGGGCAGTTCAATGACAATCTCTATGGCACCAGCATCCAGTCTGTGCGGGCGGTGGCAGAGCGG GGGAAGCACTGCATCCTGGATGTGTCTGGCAATGCTATCAAGAGGTTGCGACAAGCACAACTTTATCCCATTGCCATTTTCATCAAACCTAAATCCATTGAAGCCCTCAT GGAGATGAACCGGAGACAAACATATGAACAGGCCAACAAGGTCTTTGACAAAGCCATGAAACTTGAGCAAGAGTTTGGAGAATATTTTACAG CCATCGTACAAGGAGACTCTCTTGAAGAAATTTACAGCAAAATCAAACAGATCATTGAGGACCAGTCCGGGCACTACATCTGGGTCCCGTCCCCAGAGAAACTCTGA